In Blautia wexlerae DSM 19850, a single window of DNA contains:
- a CDS encoding DUF6783 domain-containing protein, which translates to MHAPLCGIFCPNSVVVAHQVFESIKKSHITRMRDFLLMRLSSGFVN; encoded by the coding sequence CTGCACGCCCCACTTTGCGGTATATTTTGTCCGAATTCGGTTGTCGTAGCCCATCAGGTTTTTGAGTCCATAAAAAAATCCCACATCACAAGGATGCGGGATTTTTTACTTATGAGGTTATCATCAGGCTTTGTTAACTGA
- a CDS encoding DUF6783 domain-containing protein yields MGYDNRIRTKYTAKWGVQIAGMIFQTRSKVTGGCCSHTTIPRGVLA; encoded by the coding sequence ATGGGCTACGACAACCGAATTCGGACAAAATATACCGCAAAGTGGGGCGTGCAGATTGCAGGAATGATTTTTCAGACACGCTCTAAAGTAACAGGCGGTTGCTGTTCACACACCACTATCCCGCGAGGTGTTTTGGCATGA
- the fba gene encoding class II fructose-1,6-bisphosphate aldolase, which yields MLVNATEMLKKAKAGHYAVGQFNINNLEWTKAILLTAQELNSPVILGVSEGAGKYMTGYKTVVGMVNGMMEELNITVPVALHLDHGSYEGCLKCVEAGFSSIMFDGSHYPIEENVAKTKELVKIVAEHGMSLEAEVGSIGGEEDGVVGMGECADPKECKMIADLGIDFLAAGIGNIHGKYPANWKGLSFETLDAIQKLTGEMPLVLHGGTGIPADMIKKAIDLGVSKINVNTECQLSFAAATRKYIEEGKDQQGKGYDPRKLLAPGFEAIKATVKEKMELFGSVNKA from the coding sequence ATGTTAGTAAATGCAACAGAAATGCTGAAAAAAGCAAAAGCAGGTCATTATGCAGTTGGACAGTTCAACATCAACAACCTTGAGTGGACAAAGGCTATTCTTTTAACAGCTCAGGAACTGAACTCTCCTGTAATCCTTGGTGTATCCGAAGGTGCTGGTAAATATATGACAGGTTATAAAACAGTTGTTGGTATGGTTAACGGAATGATGGAAGAACTGAACATCACTGTTCCTGTAGCTCTTCACCTTGACCACGGCAGCTATGAAGGATGCTTAAAATGCGTTGAAGCAGGCTTCTCATCCATCATGTTCGACGGATCTCATTACCCGATCGAAGAAAACGTTGCAAAAACTAAAGAACTGGTTAAGATCGTTGCTGAACACGGAATGTCTCTGGAAGCAGAAGTTGGCTCCATCGGTGGTGAAGAAGACGGTGTTGTAGGAATGGGCGAATGCGCAGATCCTAAGGAATGCAAGATGATCGCAGACCTTGGTATTGATTTCCTTGCAGCAGGTATCGGTAACATCCATGGAAAATATCCGGCTAACTGGAAAGGCTTAAGCTTTGAGACTCTGGATGCTATCCAGAAACTGACAGGAGAGATGCCTCTGGTACTTCACGGTGGCACAGGTATCCCGGCAGATATGATCAAGAAAGCTATCGACCTTGGCGTATCCAAAATCAATGTAAACACAGAATGCCAGCTTTCTTTCGCAGCAGCTACACGTAAATACATCGAAGAAGGAAAAGATCAGCAGGGTAAAGGATACGATCCTCGTAAACTTCTTGCACCTGGCTTCGAAGCAATCAAAGCTACTGTTAAGGAAAAAATGGAATTATTCGGATCAGTTAACAAAGCCTGA